Proteins encoded within one genomic window of Rhododendron vialii isolate Sample 1 chromosome 1a, ASM3025357v1:
- the LOC131335015 gene encoding xyloglucan endotransglucosylase protein 7-like isoform X1: MPSSSLLMLLIPTLGLLLLLGSVTAAGGAFDGNFYKNFEIVWGDGRARVLNHGKVLTLSLDQDSGSSIRSKNEYLFGRFDMQIKLVPGNSAGTVTSFYLSSLGSNHDEVDFEFLGNLSGDPYTLHTNIFANGGGGREQQFQLWFDPTADFHTYSIIWTPNSIILSVDETPIREFRNLEKGGVPYANNQPMRLYASLWNAEYWATRGGAVRTNWTYAPFTASYRKFEVDACVWSSGKSSCKSNSTSFGSTSSDGDGDGAGDFLYTEESDFFVQESIKWVQTHYMVYNYCTDWKKYPQGIPYECFVAQSRNNGVVNS; encoded by the exons AtgccttcttcttctctcctgaTGTTGCTGATACCAACATTGGGATTGCTTCTTCTGTTGGGGTCTGTGACGGCGGCCGGGGGGGCCTTCGACGGGAACTTCTACAAGAATTTCGAGATAGTGTGGGGAGACGGCCGTGCGAGAGTGCTTAATCACGGAAAGGTTTTAACTTTGTCGTTAGATCAGGATTCTGGATCGAGTATCAGATCCAAGAATGAGTATTTGTTTGGGAGGTTCGATATGCAGATCAAGCTTGTCCCTGGAAATTCTGCTGGCACTGTTACTTCGTTTTAC TTATCATCCCTAGGATCGAACCACGATGAAGTTGACTTTGAATTCTTGGGGAATTTGAGTGGTGACCCTTACACTCTTCACACCAATATATTCGCCAATGGAGGCGGAGGAAGAGAGCAGCAGTTCCAGCTGTGGTTCGACCCAACTGCTGATTTCCACACCTATTCCATCATTTGGACACCAAACAGCATCAT CTTATCCGTAGATGAAACACCCATACGAGAATTCAGAAATCTAGAGAAAGGGGGTGTTCCATATGCGAATAACCAGCCAATGAGGTTATATGCGAGTTTATGGAACGCTGAGTACTGGGCCACAAGGGGTGGCGCAGTCAGAACAAACTGGACCTACGCTCCCTTCACTGCTTCCTACAGGAAATTCGAAGTCGATGCCTGTGTTTGGTCTTCCGGAAAATCTTCTTGCAAATCAAATTCAACCTCATTTGGCTCCACCAGcagtgatggtgatggtgatggtgccGGTGATTTTTTGTATACAGAGGAATCAGATTTCTTTGTCCAAGAGAGCATCAAATGGGTACAAACACACTACATGGTATACAACTACTGCACTGATTGGAAAAAGTACCCCCAGGGCATTCCATATGAATGCTTTGTTGCCCAATCCAGGAATAACGGTGTAGTAAACAGTTGA
- the LOC131335015 gene encoding xyloglucan endotransglucosylase protein 7-like isoform X2, whose amino-acid sequence MLPPILGLLLLGCLTAAGASVGNYFRDFDVTWGQDHARFLQHGQALQLLLDQDSGSCITSKKEYLFGKFDMQIKLVPGHSAGTVATFYLSSLGSNHDEVDFEFLGNLSGDPYTLHTNIFANGGGGREQQFQLWFDPTADFHTYSIIWTPNSIILSVDETPIREFRNLEKGGVPYANNQPMRLYASLWNAEYWATRGGAVRTNWTYAPFTASYRKFEVDACVWSSGKSSCKSNSTSFGSTSSDGDGDGAGDFLYTEESDFFVQESIKWVQTHYMVYNYCTDWKKYPQGIPYECFVAQSRNNGVVNS is encoded by the exons ATGTTGCCACCAATATTGGGATTGCTTCTGCTGGGGTGTTTGACGGCCGCCGGAGCGTCCGTTGGGAATTACTTCCGGGATTTCGACGTAACGTGGGGACAAGACCATGCAAGGTTCCTTCAACATGGGCAGGCCTTACAATTATTGCTAGATCAGGATTCGGGATCGTGTATCACATCGAAGAAGGAGTATTTGTTTGGAAAGTTCGATATGCAGATCAAGCTTGTTCCTGGACATTCTGCTGGCACGGTTGCTACGTTTTAT TTATCATCCCTAGGATCGAACCACGATGAAGTTGACTTTGAATTCTTGGGGAATTTGAGTGGTGACCCTTACACTCTTCACACCAATATATTCGCCAATGGAGGCGGAGGAAGAGAGCAGCAGTTCCAGCTGTGGTTCGACCCAACTGCTGATTTCCACACCTATTCCATCATTTGGACACCAAACAGCATCAT CTTATCCGTAGATGAAACACCCATACGAGAATTCAGAAATCTAGAGAAAGGGGGTGTTCCATATGCGAATAACCAGCCAATGAGGTTATATGCGAGTTTATGGAACGCTGAGTACTGGGCCACAAGGGGTGGCGCAGTCAGAACAAACTGGACCTACGCTCCCTTCACTGCTTCCTACAGGAAATTCGAAGTCGATGCCTGTGTTTGGTCTTCCGGAAAATCTTCTTGCAAATCAAATTCAACCTCATTTGGCTCCACCAGcagtgatggtgatggtgatggtgccGGTGATTTTTTGTATACAGAGGAATCAGATTTCTTTGTCCAAGAGAGCATCAAATGGGTACAAACACACTACATGGTATACAACTACTGCACTGATTGGAAAAAGTACCCCCAGGGCATTCCATATGAATGCTTTGTTGCCCAATCCAGGAATAACGGTGTAGTAAACAGTTGA